In Anticarsia gemmatalis isolate Benzon Research Colony breed Stoneville strain chromosome 4, ilAntGemm2 primary, whole genome shotgun sequence, the DNA window GTTAGAGTCAAAGTTATTCTGGAGTTGAATACATAACTTAACTTTATTAACATCTggtctatataaaatattagacaaCAGTAACTTCTCAGCCCTGGATGGGCCAAAAGCGAGCTCCTTAATAGAGTATTACTGGTCGAGGTCACAGAATAGGAAAGAAACGCAAGCAAACTTCGTGAATAGTGTTCAGTGTATGTGTGTACCTTGCAGGAGGGGCAGGTGAGCGTCTCCTTGTACTCTCGTATCTCCTCCAGCAGCACCTCGTCCATGCTGCTGCCGGCCTGCTCCATCTTCTTCATCCGCTCCGCCTTGCGACGCAGTATCGCTAACTCCTCCTgccaacaacaaacaaacatttgaaCACTTATACCgcgagaatatttattttaatcactttCCTGAAAGTAATTTTCATGATAACGTAGATATCTTTGGTAGGTATTGGACGTGCAATAGACAGTTGAAGATTAAAAGGTCTTTGGCAAGGAGTGGGACAATACCAATACTCGAGTCTATTAGAAACTGTTACATTTTCATGAAAGTATCTTACATTAGACTGGAATCAAATAGACCAGTTGCAAACAGTGAATAGTATTgttgttatatatattttggCCCCAATTGTAATACAAAGCAAATCGTTCTTACATGTAGTCTTTTTGTTTTGTACGCTTCTGCTTCTAGAGCACTCGTCTTCTCCGCTACTACTTGTTGCGCTTCCTTCATCTGCGCGTGGTACTTTTctataaagaacaaaaaaaacaaagatattaCAGAGGCATTCAATTAACCAGAGTTTCATATTTATTGGACCCCTACTGTAGGTATTGTATATTGTGTAGGTTGTATTTTAGGATGTGTGCACacctatgctaatattataaagctgaagagtttgtttgtttgtttgaacgcgctaatctcaggaactacttgtccgatttgaaaaattatttcagtgttagatagcccatttatcgaggaaggctttaggttatatatcatcacgctacgaccaataggagaagagtaccagtaaaaaatgttacaaaaacggggaaaattttgagccattctctcttatgtgacgcaagcgaagttgcagaCAGCTAGTCTAGTAAATAGCTTAGTCGTGAGAAGCAGTACCCAGATGCAGCTTGAGGTCGGCGGCGGACTGCGCGGACTCGATGGCCTTGCGCTTGTGCATCTCCATGGCCTGCTGGCGCAGCAGCAGCTCCTTCTCCACGGCCGACAGCGTGGCCTGCAGCAGGCGCTCCTTCTCCTCCAGGCGCCGCGCCACCGCGCCCATCGACTCGATCTGCTGGTCCCGCGTCAGCACCTGCGCACAACGCCCACTTGTTATAACGAATGCATGCCAAAGACGATTACAAACTAGCGTTTTATTCCGAGTATCGTTTCGATATACTGGCAAACTCTAAATTGCGACCTACAATAATCGGACTTACATAAACATATACTTATGTATGCGATGTATACTCTTATGTATAGTTTGTAGCGCTTTATTATACGCcacacaaattttaatgtcgTTTGTCGTATTATAAAACGACCATATTGACTGTTCgctaaatacattaatataaacttttaccTACAATAAATACTATGTCACAACCATTTTCAAGTTTTGACAGGCATTATCTGCCAGCGCAAACAATTTTAacttgacaaataaataatttttgtaagCACTGCCGGGCGAGGGTCTCGAACGAGGGAGAaattaggccttaagtccaccacgcgggccgagtgcgggttggagaAACAAATGATTACAACAACCGTATTTGAACTTTCCAGATGAACTTACCTGTTCCTGCAACAGTTGTTTCTCTTCCCGGAGCAGTTTGTGCAGCGAGTTGGCTTTGATCCGCTCCGACATGAGCTTGAAGTTAGCGTCGTCTTTCTCTCTCAACTGTTGTATCAGCCGCGAGTTTTGTTCCTGCATGTCTTCAAACGCCTGCCCCGTTACCTCCATCTCGTTTAGTAGCGCTTCTTCTTcctgtgaataaaaaaaatacttaaccttCGGCGGGTAGACATCCCAATCTTTTGGTAATCAGTTATGTAATTCCCATTTTATCGCTTTTGAATAAAATCAAAGAATGTGTCAGACATGGCAATTGCGATGCTTAAGGTGCGTGCACGAACACGTCACGTGCTCGAATCCTAAGTTTGCGAAAATACAAGTCAAAAATGTATTGAAGGTAGAATTATGAGGACTATGATTAGTAGTAATGCcatgaccactaaccatacgataagaagaagaagtagtAATGTCCTAGAAATGTTTTGCTATGGTGGCCTATATATCATTTCTACAGCCAGATGATTCTTCTATGCCTGATAAGGCACAGGAGCAACAGTTTAATGTGCTCTCCAAAATACAAAGGTCAGCAACTTAACTTCCTAAAGCCAGTCAATCAGGAAGAACGTTATGACCCGGATTTGACACAGAGACCTCCGCGCGCCAGTCGAATATACTACCGACTGCactatataaataatgatcaacCAAGCATCCGTGGAAATGGACACCAGTTAAACTACAATTATCCTTTGGTTTAAtaggtagattttttttattattatattgcgaAAATTTAGCAAAATGGACCATACCGGGGAGCCAGCGAAAGGCCTGGAGAATCCATGCAGCGGGTCCGCGTTGGGCCTCGCACATGACAACTGTTTCTGCAGCTCGTACTTCTGTTCTTCTAGTTGTTTGATCTTCCTCAGAGCGTCCTCGTCCGCCAAGCGACGTTCCCGCTTACTTTCCTGAAAGAATTAATATATTGTCAAGTATGTGTTGATAGttgtgtatattatgtaatagcAAAGTTTGATGTTGTTATGAGATGGTACATGAGTATGTGTAACGCTTGACTATGGATGATTAGTGCCGACCTTCTAGAATATGTACGTTTTTTGCGTCAGAATATTGAACCTCTTTAATATTGTGCTTAATACACTAGTAGTTtagataaataggtatatttttgtaattattctCAGAGGCTAATTGAATAACTCAACTATGGTTTTCagataaaaaattatgttagttacttgtcaaaataaaagctaaattatttgataataacaatttaatgaaaTGAGCAAAGgttaataaacgttttttatttctatttttgtgtCCAAAACATGTAATAATTGTCGTACAATTCCTACAAAACTTTACGACTTTTTAATGACAACATGTAACTGGTAGTACATATTCCTATGATATTGTTAGTTGAATGTGGCAAGCGTTAGATGATAATATAAAGTCAGGTCATAAGTACATTTACTTGTGCCATCTTAGCCTTCTGGCGGTGGTCCTCGAGCTCCTGGCGCGCCTTGCGCTCGGCCGCCATGAGCTGCACCTTGTCGCGCTGCTCCTTGCTCACTCCCTTGTACATGTCGAGCAGGAGCTTCAACTCTTTCTGCTCGTTCACTGCTTTTCTGTTGACAAAGATGTCATATTAATTCATATATACTAATTTCTTTGCTTTGCTTCCATAAGGTATTTCGCAACTTCAAAGTCAGTCTGCCTATTACTCTTTCACAACCAAAACGCTCaaccaatttaaaatataattagcatATATAATGGATGAACTAAGCAATTCTTTTGATGAGTCCgcgtaatatatttattaagcgAGCTTCTTTCATCTCCACTCGAGATTAGAGACAGTCTTATATACAAACCTGTCAAACTTAGAGATTTTCAATATCCGCCAACTGAAGCAGGCAAGCAAGTAAGTCTTCTGATGCATACGTACGGAGACGTGCGTGCATGTGGGTATAAATTTAGTATACGTACTTGAGCTGTTGCTTGAGATCCTTGATAACGAGCTCTTGCTCCTGTATCTTGGCGCGGCTATGCTCCTTATTGGCGGCCGGCTTGTCCGGACACCCGCTGCCTCCCTCCTCACCCTGTACGCAcgtacaatacatattattatataaaaattctattattattaccaTTATACGATTCAAACACGTTTTCTAGCTTTTGAGCTTCTTAtgatatcgtatggttagtatcGAAAGGTCCCGAAGgtcctttgacatggcttaacgactgttatctcaatagaaaacaactgggaccgacttttacatgtcctccgaagcatggagatgCTCAGGTCAAAttccactatgtggtcacccaacTGGCATCGTTTACCGACCACTGAGCACAGGAGTCATAGAatcctttcaaatatttaatgaataagtAAACTGTTTTTCATGGTATTAGAATCAGCGATCTGCTAAGCATTGAAGAGTGTATTAcggaattaaaattaataaataccaTCAAAATGTTAGCAATTCttcaatgttatattaatattatattatttctaattaccTCTGGGTCTGGTTCTTCCTTCTTAAGCGCGTGTGGTTTGTCATCAGGCGCGTCTCCACACATTGACACGCGGGCGCCTGCCTCCTCCAACTCTTTGCGTACCTGGTATATGCATCAACATTAAAATCTATACAAACACCCTggtaaaacaataacattggTAACCTTCCTTAACAAGGaaaagattatatattattaaagatcTTTTTTAAGAGTTATGGTGCTTTTCCACCAGAGATCTTACGGGCGAAAAAAACGGTCTTGGCTGTTACATCGTTGCAGCATAGTTTTCTGAGGGAAAAACGCCCTTAATGTTATTGAAATCGTAATCGAAAATGTTGTTATAACAGCCAAAAAACCAAAACTATCGCTATAGAAAACTATCGCTAAAATTCGAGGACAGATTTGTCTAATTTTGGTAGTGAAATATTAAACCAAAAACCGTTTACGAAAGTGAAACGGCACGGGTCCgcaagtaaaacataaaaaatccaCGAATGTTACCTTATTAAGTTCCTGACTAGTATCTTTGTACTTCCTCTTGTAGCGGTGCACCTCGCCCTTGAGCTGCTGGTTGTGGTTCTGCAGCGACGTGATGAGGTGCCTCATCTCCCTGTTGATGGGGCCCGTCTGTTCGTTCGCCGCCAGGTTCTGCTCGAACTCTATACGTAACATCTCGTACTCTTTCCGCAGTTGGCCTAGTACGTCTTCTAGCTGGATCATTTCAGCGCGCAGTGTCTTTTGACGGGAGAGTTCTTCACTCTAGAAAATGAATCATcacgaatataatataattaaataataataataatagtatgagTATTGCTAGAAATGCAAACGGTTTGAGTCTATGGACggttcctaaaaatatttaataataatatgttgtaataCTATGtaacgcaaaaatattttttaatttgcctGTACGAATCGTATACATTCGTATGAGTACGCGATCCTCTACAGGTCGCTGCGAAACAATGCTCTACTAGTGGAACAGCCCTTAAGTTTAAAACAAGTATCATCAAGAATTTTAGGAGAACATATGGATCCGTGCGCGACCCACAACAGTCGCAAACAAGTGACTCCACCTCACGAATGTCATCATCTGGAAGGCTAAATCTACCTCCATCATCTCAATCTGTCTCATGTGCAAGTTCTTGGCGTTCTGCAGCTGCAGCCTGGTCTCATCGAGCGCCGTCTTCATCTGCATCGACTCGTTGTACAGCACTGAGAACTGGCTCTGCAGACACTT includes these proteins:
- the Bre1 gene encoding E3 ubiquitin-protein ligase Bre1 isoform X1; protein product: MSKRTADDGGNGSSQPPIKKVHFEPHLIGPVSTLEEMDIKVLQFQNKKLAQRIEQRHRCEAELRARIEQLEKRQTQDDAVLCVVNRYWNLLNEDIRVLLQRFDAETADESENKNENEATTSFLMQLSTWDKEELDAQLANRVQVSKRAVAKVLQAFDRLQQRNDKIWRAIKGESEESAPAPSMDETIRATNEEVTAENRRLQALCTTMHESHHAMTLRVAQLQDAVNSRDTENAELKNQIDDLQYELMKVRSRNDKLENHLAEAIEKLKSYHQSGASTVATTSGTPHSAVANAKLEDVAAELEEQRELANNRLAELDRLHRQHRDTLKEVEKLKMDIRQLPESVIVETTEYKCLQSQFSVLYNESMQMKTALDETRLQLQNAKNLHMRQIEMMESEELSRQKTLRAEMIQLEDVLGQLRKEYEMLRIEFEQNLAANEQTGPINREMRHLITSLQNHNQQLKGEVHRYKRKYKDTSQELNKVRKELEEAGARVSMCGDAPDDKPHALKKEEPDPEGEEGGSGCPDKPAANKEHSRAKIQEQELVIKDLKQQLKKAVNEQKELKLLLDMYKGVSKEQRDKVQLMAAERKARQELEDHRQKAKMAQVNESKRERRLADEDALRKIKQLEEQKYELQKQLSCARPNADPLHGFSRPFAGSPEEEALLNEMEVTGQAFEDMQEQNSRLIQQLREKDDANFKLMSERIKANSLHKLLREEKQLLQEQVLTRDQQIESMGAVARRLEEKERLLQATLSAVEKELLLRQQAMEMHKRKAIESAQSAADLKLHLEKYHAQMKEAQQVVAEKTSALEAEAYKTKRLHEELAILRRKAERMKKMEQAGSSMDEVLLEEIREYKETLTCPSCKVKRKDAVLTKCFHVFCWDCLRTRYETRQRKCPKCNGAFGANDYHRLYLST
- the Bre1 gene encoding E3 ubiquitin-protein ligase Bre1 isoform X2, giving the protein MSKRTADDGGNGSSQPPIKKVHFEPHLIGPVSTLEEMDIKVLQFQNKKLAQRIEQRHRCEAELRARIEQLEKRQTQDDAVLCVVNRYWNLLNEDIRVLLQRFDAETADESENKNENEATTSFLMQLSTWDKEELDAQLANRVQVSKRAVAKVLQAFDRLQQRNDKIWRAIKGESEESAPAPSMDETIRATNEEVTAENRRLQALCTTMHESHHAMTLRVAQLQDAVNSRDTENAELKNQIDDLQYELMKVRSRNDKLENHLAEAIEKLKSYHQSGASTVATTSGTPHSAVANAKLEDVAAELEEQRELANNRLAELDRLHRQHRDTLKEVEKLKMDIRQLPESVIVETTEYKCLQSQFSVLYNESMQMKTALDETRLQLQNAKNLHMRQIEMMESEELSRQKTLRAEMIQLEDVLGQLRKEYEMLRIEFEQNLAANEQTGPINREMRHLITSLQNHNQQLKGEVHRYKRKYKDTSQELNKVRKELEEAGARVSMCGDAPDDKPHALKKEEPDPEGEEGGSGCPDKPAANKEHSRAKIQEQELVIKDLKQQLKKAVNEQKELKLLLDMYKGVSKEQRDKVQLMAAERKARQELEDHRQKAKMAQESKRERRLADEDALRKIKQLEEQKYELQKQLSCARPNADPLHGFSRPFAGSPEEEALLNEMEVTGQAFEDMQEQNSRLIQQLREKDDANFKLMSERIKANSLHKLLREEKQLLQEQVLTRDQQIESMGAVARRLEEKERLLQATLSAVEKELLLRQQAMEMHKRKAIESAQSAADLKLHLEKYHAQMKEAQQVVAEKTSALEAEAYKTKRLHEELAILRRKAERMKKMEQAGSSMDEVLLEEIREYKETLTCPSCKVKRKDAVLTKCFHVFCWDCLRTRYETRQRKCPKCNGAFGANDYHRLYLST